The genomic segment ACGGCCGGTACCGGTATATTGTAATTGTGCCATTCTTATTTCCCCCTCCTTATCCACGAAGTGTGTAAACTTCAGGTTTTTGTGCGGCATGCGGATGTTCCGCGCCTTCATATACGTGCAGTTTCAGGAACATTTTGTGTCCAAGACTGTTGTGAGGAAGCATGCCCTTAATGGTACGTTCGAGCATTTCCCTTGAACGCGTCTCACGCATTTGCTGGGCTGAACGGGCCTTAATGCCTCCCGCAAAGCCTGAATGACGAATATACTGTTTGGTCTGCAGTTTTCTGCCTGTCAGACGAATTTTTTTCGCATTAATAATAATCACATTGTCACCGACGTCCGCATGAGGCGTATAAGTCGGTTTATTCTTGCCGCGCAGTATCGCTGCGACCTGGCTTGCAAGGCGGCCGAGAATCTGGCCGTCCGCATCAATAACCAGCCATTTGCGGTCAGCTGATGCTGTTGTAGCCATATATGTTGTACGCACTACTGTTTCCTCCCTGATTACATTCATATTCTCTCAGCGACCCACAACCGCTTAGAGCCGGAAATGATCAATTTCCGTTTCCGTTCATGATTCTATTTGATCCAATATATTTTGGGGCTAATAGTGGTCAAATCAGAAATGCCGAAGTATATTTTATAAC from the Sporolactobacillus sp. Y61 genome contains:
- the rplM gene encoding 50S ribosomal protein L13, encoding MRTTYMATTASADRKWLVIDADGQILGRLASQVAAILRGKNKPTYTPHADVGDNVIIINAKKIRLTGRKLQTKQYIRHSGFAGGIKARSAQQMRETRSREMLERTIKGMLPHNSLGHKMFLKLHVYEGAEHPHAAQKPEVYTLRG